The following proteins are encoded in a genomic region of Desulfosporosinus youngiae DSM 17734:
- a CDS encoding response regulator transcription factor, translating into MSSKILIIEDEEKIARFVELELGYEGYITKKAFDGRTGLELAETGEFDLILLDVMLPQLSGMEVLRRIRRTSSVPIIMLTARDSVVDKVFGLDSGASDYITKPFAIEELLARIRTALRKTMPEDLTLSACGLLLDTGRRTVTFKGTPIDLTKREFDLLHYLLKNKGLVVSREALLENVWGFDFTGETNAVDVYVRFLRGKIDEVFNIKLIHTVRGVGYVIKDET; encoded by the coding sequence ATGAGTTCTAAAATACTGATTATTGAGGATGAAGAAAAAATTGCCCGATTTGTCGAGCTGGAGCTTGGCTATGAAGGCTATATCACGAAAAAGGCCTTTGATGGCAGAACGGGGCTGGAACTCGCCGAAACCGGCGAGTTCGACCTCATTCTGCTGGATGTTATGCTGCCACAGTTAAGCGGCATGGAAGTGCTGCGCAGAATCCGCCGAACCTCCTCTGTTCCTATCATCATGCTGACGGCGAGGGACAGCGTAGTGGATAAGGTTTTCGGACTTGACAGCGGGGCGAGTGATTATATCACCAAACCCTTTGCTATTGAGGAGCTTCTCGCTCGGATCCGCACTGCTCTCCGAAAAACCATGCCTGAAGATCTGACGTTGTCCGCCTGTGGTCTGCTGTTGGACACGGGCCGGCGTACAGTGACTTTCAAGGGCACTCCCATCGACCTGACCAAACGGGAATTTGACCTTCTCCACTATTTGCTTAAAAATAAAGGATTGGTCGTTTCCCGGGAAGCACTGCTGGAAAATGTTTGGGGCTTTGATTTTACGGGAGAAACCAATGCTGTCGATGTCTACGTGCGCTTTCTGCGCGGCAAAATCGACGAAGTGTTCAATATTAAACTGATTCATACCGTAAGAGGAGTGGGGTATGTGATTAAGGATGAAACATGA
- a CDS encoding sensor histidine kinase: MKHEPLNKPTNRIGHKLRFSLVWKLNFKLFLRLLGIFLVLDTLLFLASVTGLIVRADQTAAAAAKMLSQTGLPSPDAENWLELTGYSVSLDTGEPQGFPVPESLLNHLSKQTASGVRSIDLPDPDDIASWEQLDGITYNLTTDYNGRSYLISIRLQETLQILAGIFVLLLTMELFILLGSIFSGAGTIRKALRPIEEFAKTAQNLHTGGVFTPEQLEVLAGKLDDINATRLDTRIPVDDTQSELKTLASAINGMLDRINESYRSQVRFVSDASHELRTPISVIQGYANLLDRWGKKDEKTLQESINAIKDETANMKGLVEQLLFLARGDNNTMAMQIERFELSDLAVEVLRETQMIDGGHEYESSVSPVFIKADKSLIKQGTRILIDNAMKYTPPGKRIKVSVSSEHGFARLTVQDEGIGIPPEAVPKIFDRFFRADESRARATGGTGLGLSIAKWITERHGGHIEVLSRLDIGTRISILLPSAPEV; this comes from the coding sequence ATGAAACATGAACCGCTAAACAAACCCACAAACCGTATCGGCCATAAACTGCGGTTTTCCCTCGTATGGAAGCTTAACTTCAAACTTTTTCTCCGTTTGCTGGGGATTTTTTTGGTGCTTGATACTCTTCTTTTCCTGGCCTCCGTGACAGGGCTGATTGTGCGCGCTGATCAAACTGCAGCAGCGGCGGCCAAAATGCTGAGCCAGACAGGGCTCCCCAGCCCGGATGCGGAAAACTGGCTTGAGCTGACAGGATACAGTGTTTCTCTGGACACAGGTGAGCCGCAAGGCTTTCCGGTGCCGGAAAGCTTACTAAACCATCTTTCCAAGCAAACTGCTTCCGGGGTAAGGAGTATCGACCTGCCGGACCCGGATGACATAGCCTCTTGGGAACAATTAGACGGTATTACTTATAATCTGACGACAGATTATAACGGACGTTCTTATCTTATTTCCATTCGTCTTCAGGAAACTCTGCAAATCCTTGCAGGGATATTTGTCTTATTATTAACGATGGAACTTTTTATACTGCTCGGGAGCATTTTCTCAGGTGCCGGGACAATCCGTAAAGCCCTGCGGCCCATTGAAGAATTTGCTAAAACAGCGCAAAACCTGCATACCGGTGGGGTCTTTACACCAGAGCAGCTTGAAGTTCTGGCCGGTAAGTTGGACGACATTAATGCCACAAGGCTGGATACGAGAATTCCTGTGGACGATACCCAAAGCGAACTGAAAACCCTGGCTTCCGCCATTAACGGGATGCTGGATCGGATCAATGAATCCTATCGTTCCCAGGTACGTTTTGTCTCAGATGCTTCCCATGAGCTAAGAACGCCGATTTCCGTCATTCAGGGGTATGCAAATCTGCTGGACCGGTGGGGGAAAAAGGACGAAAAGACCTTACAGGAATCCATTAATGCCATCAAAGATGAAACAGCTAATATGAAGGGCTTGGTGGAACAGCTTTTATTTCTGGCCCGGGGCGACAACAATACCATGGCTATGCAAATCGAGCGTTTTGAGCTATCCGACCTTGCCGTAGAAGTACTGCGGGAGACCCAGATGATCGACGGCGGCCACGAATATGAATCGAGTGTTTCACCCGTTTTCATTAAGGCTGATAAAAGCTTAATCAAACAGGGGACAAGAATCCTCATTGATAATGCTATGAAATACACGCCCCCGGGTAAACGGATCAAAGTTTCTGTTTCCAGTGAACATGGCTTTGCCCGGCTGACGGTCCAGGATGAAGGTATTGGCATTCCCCCGGAAGCAGTTCCAAAGATTTTTGACCGTTTCTTCCGCGCCGACGAATCCCGCGCCAGGGCCACAGGCGGAACGGGATTAGGCTTATCTATAGCCAAATGGATCACGGAGCGGCATGGCGGGCATATAGAGGTTTTGAGCAGGCTGGATATCGGCACCCGGATTTCCATTCTCCTCCCTTCTGCACCCGAGGTATAA
- a CDS encoding ABC transporter ATP-binding protein produces MKRLLKIKNLSVYHGYVQAIKELSFEVREGELLTILGANGAGKSTLLGTIAGLHRPAAGEIIFRGKPITGQKPERVVRQGISLVPEKREIFSTLSVLDNLMLGAFHRYRKNKSVLRKDVEDILELFPALQGRESEKAGSLSGGLQQMLAIGRGLMSRPALLMLDEPSIGLAPLVVREIMSILVQLKKTGVTIVLVEQNTKSALNVADSVLVMERGGITHSGNSQDIIADALIQEAYLGRAQA; encoded by the coding sequence ATGAAAAGATTGCTTAAAATTAAAAACCTAAGTGTCTATCACGGCTATGTGCAGGCGATCAAAGAACTATCCTTTGAGGTCAGGGAAGGGGAGCTGCTGACCATTCTGGGAGCCAATGGAGCAGGTAAAAGTACTCTCTTAGGGACGATAGCCGGATTGCATAGACCTGCTGCAGGGGAAATTATTTTTCGAGGTAAACCGATCACCGGTCAAAAACCGGAACGGGTCGTCAGGCAAGGGATTAGCCTGGTTCCCGAAAAGCGAGAAATCTTCAGCACATTAAGTGTTCTTGATAACCTTATGTTAGGAGCTTTTCACCGTTATCGAAAAAATAAGTCGGTTTTAAGGAAGGATGTTGAAGATATACTGGAACTCTTTCCGGCATTGCAAGGAAGAGAGAGTGAAAAAGCAGGCAGCTTAAGTGGTGGCTTACAGCAGATGTTGGCGATTGGAAGGGGTTTAATGTCCCGTCCTGCCCTCTTAATGCTGGATGAGCCCTCGATTGGGCTGGCTCCCTTAGTTGTCCGGGAGATTATGTCTATTTTAGTCCAGCTAAAAAAGACCGGAGTCACAATTGTACTTGTCGAACAGAATACTAAATCAGCTCTCAACGTTGCTGACAGCGTATTAGTCATGGAACGAGGCGGGATTACTCATAGCGGCAATTCTCAGGATATCATTGCCGATGCCTTGATCCAAGAGGCTTATCTGGGGCGGGCTCAGGCTTAA
- a CDS encoding ABC transporter ATP-binding protein, with the protein MLLELSGVTKHFGGIAAVEDIRFEVTEGSILALIGPNGAGKTTLFNIITGALSPEKGSVRIKGREMVGLKPFQIASAGITRTFQNLQLFSSMTVLENVMAGAYLRSKKGFIRSFFSFPGNCREEKRIREESLILLDEIGLGSSAGLLASELPFGKQRLLEIARALASDPALVLLDEPAAGLNPAETEVLTGYLKKLKTKGTAMVLIEHDMQTVMEAADKIVVLNFGQMIAEGTPAEIRTNPDVIKAYLGEDEKIA; encoded by the coding sequence ATGCTTCTTGAACTTAGCGGAGTCACGAAACATTTTGGAGGTATTGCTGCGGTTGAGGATATAAGATTCGAGGTAACTGAAGGAAGTATCCTTGCTTTAATTGGTCCTAACGGGGCAGGCAAAACCACACTTTTTAATATCATTACGGGGGCACTTTCACCTGAAAAAGGTTCAGTCAGGATTAAGGGACGGGAGATGGTGGGGCTAAAACCGTTTCAGATTGCTTCGGCCGGCATCACAAGGACATTTCAGAATCTGCAGCTTTTCAGCAGTATGACAGTGCTGGAAAACGTCATGGCCGGTGCCTATCTCAGAAGCAAAAAGGGATTTATCCGCTCCTTTTTCTCCTTCCCCGGAAATTGCCGCGAAGAAAAAAGGATTCGGGAAGAATCCCTGATCTTACTGGATGAGATTGGATTAGGGTCGAGCGCAGGACTTCTGGCTTCTGAGCTGCCCTTTGGCAAGCAAAGACTTTTGGAAATAGCCAGAGCCTTGGCTTCTGATCCTGCTTTGGTCCTCCTTGATGAACCGGCAGCCGGTTTGAACCCTGCAGAAACAGAGGTCCTGACGGGCTATCTGAAAAAGCTTAAGACCAAAGGAACGGCGATGGTTCTGATTGAGCATGACATGCAAACCGTGATGGAAGCAGCGGATAAGATTGTGGTTTTAAATTTCGGTCAAATGATTGCCGAAGGAACGCCTGCGGAAATTCGGACTAATCCGGACGTGATTAAAGCCTATCTCGGAGAGGATGAAAAGATTGCTTAA
- a CDS encoding IS1634 family transposase, producing the protein MRLKITKSKNASSLYVIQSTYENKKHSSKIVEKLGTYDELQKKLNGEDPIEWAKKYIEELNKKEKENNREVLIKCFPSKLISKDDQRSFNGGYLFLQHIYHELNLHKVSAAISKKYRFSFDLNAILSRLLYGRILFPSSKLATYKLSSKFVEQTDFELQHVYRALEVISKEMDFIQSSLYSNSLKISKRNTGILYYDCTNYFFEIEQADGLKQYGASKEHRPNPIIQMGLFMDGDGIPLAFSLNSGNTNEQITLKPLEQKILSDFKLSKFVVCTDAGLASENNRRFNNEGERAFITTQSIKKLKKHLKEWALDPSGWHLADHDKPYDIAQLDEEANKDQCFFKERWIKENGLEQKLIVTYSIKYKNYQRQIRHSQIERAQKLLDSNPTKLSKSHQNDYKRFIKKTSCTSDGEIADNELYALNNETIVAEEAYDGFYAVCTNLEGSAQKTIRINQRRWEIEECFRIMKSEFKARPVYLSREDRIKAHFTTCFISLIIYRLLEKKLGNKFTCSEVINGLREMNFYEIKSEGYIPTYTRTDFTDSLHEIFGFRTDYEIIKKAEMKKLFNPTKKIK; encoded by the coding sequence TTGAGACTAAAGATAACCAAATCAAAAAACGCATCTTCCCTTTATGTTATTCAATCTACTTACGAAAACAAAAAGCACTCTTCTAAAATTGTCGAAAAACTAGGAACTTATGATGAACTACAAAAAAAGTTAAATGGTGAAGATCCCATCGAATGGGCTAAAAAATATATTGAAGAATTGAACAAAAAAGAAAAAGAAAACAATCGCGAGGTCTTGATTAAATGTTTTCCCTCAAAGCTGATTTCTAAAGATGATCAACGTTCTTTTAATGGCGGCTATCTTTTTCTTCAGCATATCTATCACGAACTTAACCTTCACAAGGTTTCTGCAGCGATATCAAAAAAATATAGGTTCTCGTTTGATCTGAATGCTATCCTTTCACGCCTCCTTTACGGACGGATCCTTTTTCCTTCTTCCAAACTTGCTACCTATAAGCTTTCCTCAAAGTTCGTTGAACAAACTGACTTTGAATTGCAGCATGTGTACAGAGCACTTGAAGTCATTTCCAAAGAAATGGATTTCATTCAGTCGTCTCTTTATAGCAACAGCCTTAAAATTTCAAAGAGAAACACAGGTATTCTCTATTATGACTGTACCAATTACTTCTTTGAAATCGAACAAGCAGACGGCCTTAAACAGTATGGCGCTTCAAAAGAACACCGGCCCAACCCTATCATCCAAATGGGCCTGTTCATGGATGGAGACGGCATTCCTCTTGCTTTTAGTCTCAACAGCGGCAACACAAATGAACAAATTACGCTTAAACCCTTAGAGCAAAAAATACTTTCCGATTTCAAACTTTCCAAATTTGTTGTCTGTACCGATGCCGGGCTGGCTTCTGAAAACAACAGAAGGTTCAACAATGAAGGCGAACGCGCATTTATCACGACCCAATCCATTAAAAAACTAAAAAAGCATTTAAAAGAATGGGCTCTTGACCCAAGCGGCTGGCATCTTGCAGATCATGATAAACCTTATGATATCGCCCAACTTGACGAGGAAGCTAATAAAGACCAATGTTTCTTCAAAGAACGCTGGATTAAGGAAAACGGCCTAGAACAAAAACTTATTGTCACTTACTCCATCAAGTACAAAAATTATCAACGCCAAATTCGTCATTCACAAATCGAACGTGCTCAGAAATTACTCGATTCGAATCCGACGAAACTTTCAAAAAGCCATCAGAACGACTATAAACGTTTTATTAAGAAAACCAGCTGTACGTCGGATGGCGAAATTGCTGACAATGAACTCTATGCATTAAATAACGAAACCATCGTTGCCGAAGAGGCCTATGACGGATTTTATGCCGTTTGCACTAATCTCGAAGGAAGTGCTCAGAAAACCATCCGGATTAACCAGCGACGTTGGGAGATTGAAGAATGTTTCCGTATTATGAAAAGCGAGTTTAAAGCCCGCCCTGTGTACTTAAGCCGCGAAGATAGAATTAAAGCACATTTTACTACCTGCTTTATCTCACTCATCATTTATCGATTATTGGAAAAGAAACTAGGCAATAAGTTTACATGCAGTGAAGTCATCAATGGATTGAGAGAAATGAATTTCTATGAGATCAAGAGCGAGGGGTATATACCGACTTACACAAGAACTGATTTTACAGATTCACTGCATGAGATTTTTGGTTTCCGAACAGATTACGAGATTATTAAAAAAGCAGAGATGAAAAAACTTTTTAATCCGACTAAAAAAATTAAATAA